From Planctomycetia bacterium, a single genomic window includes:
- the priA gene encoding primosomal protein N' — MTSSDRNPQRSQQSLFDEAPWEADDIELRTIATIVFPTGPAQEFDYIVPDALLATLQAGCRVSVPFGRGDRQAQGYCVRVETKPIGTRRLKEIAELVDDVPLLRPTMMQLTRWMSEYYICDWGQVLESVVPAGVRDAAGTRLTTMLSFPPEQRGKLADWKLPKKQLQIMEILEATTEPLTLQQLLRAAHCTAGPITALRRRGLIRSQAVRLSTTDVSEAVAEQEANHELNDDQQLALDSILAPLRASKHETILLHGITGSGKTEVYIRAIQEVVSYGRQAIVLVPEISLTPQVRERFRARFGNVAVLHSHLTNAERHAHWQRISRGEVSVVVGARSAVFAPTPHLGLIVLDEEHESTFKQETAPRYHARDVALFRAKSENVPLVLGSATPSLETYYRAKLGEFQLVEMPRRVYNRPLPDVLTVDLRHESQEHGYRGAISRPLRSAMDQALRDDGQVILLLNRRGYSTHIQCPTCGEPLKCPNCDISLTHHRRLDQALCHYCDYEIPTPRNCPSCHSPEIRFGGYGTEKLEAEVRSRFADYQCLRMDTDSMQKPGSHEKALGRFRDGEAQILVGTQMIAKGLDFPNVTLVGVVNSDTALHLPDFRAAERTFHLLVQVAGRTGRGERGGRVLVQTLSPDHPAIRAAARHDYRLFAEEELANRKAWSYPPFTSMVRMVVRGPREPVAKEFALHFAKLLQEAFETDRIGARLLGPAPAPIARLRGLHRFHLQVQSEDGPALHAAIKRVLPKLAPPDDVQWIVDVDPLDML; from the coding sequence ATGACCTCGTCCGATCGCAACCCGCAGCGCAGCCAACAGAGCCTCTTCGACGAAGCTCCGTGGGAGGCCGACGACATCGAGCTGCGCACCATCGCGACGATCGTTTTCCCGACCGGGCCGGCGCAAGAATTCGATTACATCGTGCCCGACGCTCTCCTGGCGACGCTTCAGGCGGGCTGCCGCGTAAGCGTTCCGTTCGGGCGAGGCGATCGTCAGGCGCAAGGCTACTGCGTGCGTGTCGAAACGAAACCGATCGGCACGCGGCGATTGAAAGAGATCGCCGAGCTTGTCGACGACGTGCCGCTGCTGCGACCGACGATGATGCAACTCACCCGTTGGATGAGCGAATACTATATTTGCGATTGGGGACAAGTACTCGAATCGGTCGTGCCGGCCGGCGTTCGCGATGCCGCGGGGACACGTCTTACGACGATGCTTTCGTTTCCGCCGGAGCAGCGAGGCAAGCTCGCCGATTGGAAGTTGCCGAAGAAACAGTTGCAGATCATGGAGATTCTCGAAGCGACGACGGAACCGCTAACGCTGCAGCAATTGCTCCGCGCGGCGCATTGCACGGCGGGCCCGATCACGGCGCTCCGGCGTCGCGGCCTGATCCGATCGCAAGCGGTTCGCTTGAGCACGACTGATGTCAGCGAAGCCGTTGCTGAGCAAGAAGCAAATCACGAGTTGAACGACGACCAACAACTTGCGCTCGACTCGATCCTCGCGCCGCTCCGCGCCTCGAAACATGAGACGATCCTACTGCACGGCATCACCGGCAGCGGCAAGACGGAAGTTTATATCCGCGCGATTCAAGAGGTCGTCTCTTACGGGCGACAAGCGATCGTGCTAGTGCCCGAGATCAGCCTGACGCCGCAAGTCCGCGAGCGTTTTCGTGCCCGCTTCGGCAACGTTGCCGTGCTGCACAGCCATCTGACGAACGCGGAACGGCATGCCCATTGGCAGCGCATCTCACGCGGAGAAGTGTCGGTGGTCGTCGGAGCAAGAAGTGCCGTCTTCGCGCCGACTCCCCATCTCGGGCTGATCGTGCTCGACGAAGAACATGAATCGACCTTCAAGCAAGAGACCGCTCCGCGTTATCATGCCCGCGATGTGGCGCTGTTTCGGGCGAAGTCGGAGAACGTACCGCTCGTGCTCGGCTCGGCGACGCCGTCGCTCGAGACTTACTATCGGGCCAAGCTTGGGGAGTTCCAACTCGTCGAGATGCCGCGCCGTGTCTACAACCGGCCGTTGCCCGACGTGTTGACGGTCGACCTGCGCCACGAATCGCAAGAGCACGGCTACCGCGGGGCGATCAGCCGACCGTTGCGCAGCGCAATGGATCAGGCATTGCGCGACGACGGCCAAGTGATCCTGCTGCTTAATCGCCGCGGCTACTCCACGCACATCCAATGCCCGACGTGCGGCGAGCCGCTCAAGTGCCCGAATTGCGACATCTCGCTGACGCATCATCGCCGACTCGATCAGGCCTTGTGTCATTATTGCGATTACGAAATCCCGACGCCGCGCAACTGCCCGAGTTGCCATAGCCCCGAGATTCGCTTCGGCGGTTACGGCACGGAGAAGTTGGAAGCGGAAGTCCGCTCGCGATTCGCCGACTACCAATGTCTACGGATGGATACCGACAGCATGCAGAAGCCCGGGAGCCATGAGAAGGCGCTCGGCCGGTTTCGCGACGGCGAGGCGCAGATCTTGGTCGGCACGCAGATGATCGCCAAAGGTCTCGACTTCCCGAACGTCACGTTGGTCGGCGTCGTCAATTCTGACACGGCGTTGCACCTGCCCGACTTTCGCGCCGCGGAACGGACGTTCCATCTGTTGGTGCAAGTTGCCGGGCGGACGGGGCGCGGCGAGCGCGGCGGTCGGGTGCTGGTGCAAACTCTGAGTCCCGATCATCCGGCGATTCGCGCCGCGGCACGACACGACTACCGGCTGTTCGCCGAAGAGGAATTAGCGAACCGAAAAGCGTGGTCCTACCCGCCGTTTACGAGCATGGTGCGCATGGTGGTGCGCGGGCCGCGAGAACCTGTGGCGAAGGAGTTCGCTCTGCATTTCGCCAAGCTGCTGCAAGAGGCGTTCGAGACCGACCGAATCGGGGCTCGTCTGCTCGGTCCGGCCCCCGCTCCGATCGCCCGGTTGCGCGGGCTGCATCGATTTCATCTCCAGGTTCAATCCGAAGACGGCCCAGCCCTGCACGCCGCGATCAAGCGGGTGTTGCCGAAACTCGCCCCGCCCGACGATGTGCAATGGATCGTCGACGTCGACCCGTTGGACATGCTCTAA
- the nadD gene encoding nicotinate-nucleotide adenylyltransferase: protein MRIGIFGGTFDPIHYGHLLLAESCREQCRLDEVWFVPAAIPPHKREQYLSSPAARLQMLHLAIDGNEAFRVSEIELQRDGISYTVDTLAEIKRQRPDAELFLCVGADTLHDLPTWREPERVCALAVPIAVCRPGSGEPNYEAIATLVSPERLALIRAHRVDMPPIGISSRDLRSRAAEGRSLRYQTPRAVEKYSETHGLYRHDTRQTSP from the coding sequence ATGCGAATCGGCATCTTCGGCGGGACTTTCGATCCGATCCATTACGGACATTTGCTGCTGGCGGAATCGTGTCGCGAACAATGCCGGCTCGACGAAGTCTGGTTCGTGCCGGCCGCGATTCCTCCGCATAAGCGCGAGCAATACCTAAGCTCGCCGGCGGCCCGTCTGCAGATGCTGCACCTCGCGATCGACGGCAACGAAGCGTTTCGCGTGAGCGAGATCGAGCTGCAACGCGACGGCATCAGCTATACCGTCGACACGCTCGCGGAAATCAAACGGCAACGGCCCGACGCGGAATTGTTTTTATGCGTCGGAGCCGACACGTTGCACGACTTGCCGACCTGGCGCGAGCCCGAGCGTGTGTGCGCGCTGGCCGTGCCGATTGCGGTCTGTAGGCCCGGCTCGGGCGAGCCGAACTACGAAGCGATCGCAACACTTGTCTCGCCCGAACGCTTGGCGCTGATTCGAGCGCACCGAGTCGACATGCCGCCGATCGGAATCAGCAGCCGCGATTTAAGAAGCCGGGCTGCCGAAGGACGAAGCCTGCGATATCAAACGCCGCGAGCCGTCGAGAAGTATAGCGAGACGCACGGACTTTATCGACACGATACGCGACAAACCTCCCCGTAG
- a CDS encoding ATP-binding protein translates to MATGGSDEQRCAEQLAILKDRLAQAQKLTALGELMSTTTHEFNNVLMTIINYAKLGMRHQDAATAAKSFDKILTAANRAARITNGILGFARNRTSAFEATDMIKVIDDTLLLLEREMVKYRVKVDRRILPAPPALANTNHIQQVLLNILINARQAMPQGGQLVVQLSHDEANDTVDLLVRDNGAGMPPETLRRIFEPFYTTKSGPDESGKGGTGLGLATCRDIIEAHHGKIRVESTVGKGTAFTIKLPAYHQATLAPLPIGSGAALPAIDMTATEPLV, encoded by the coding sequence ATGGCGACAGGCGGCAGCGACGAGCAGCGTTGTGCGGAGCAGTTGGCGATCCTCAAAGATCGGCTGGCTCAGGCCCAAAAACTGACGGCGCTCGGGGAACTCATGAGCACGACGACTCATGAATTCAACAACGTCTTGATGACCATCATCAACTACGCCAAGCTCGGCATGCGTCATCAAGACGCGGCAACCGCGGCGAAATCGTTCGACAAGATTCTCACCGCCGCGAACCGCGCGGCTCGAATTACGAACGGCATTCTCGGCTTCGCCCGCAATCGGACCTCGGCCTTCGAAGCAACCGACATGATCAAAGTGATCGACGACACGCTCCTGCTGCTCGAGCGCGAGATGGTGAAGTATCGAGTCAAAGTCGATCGTCGCATCCTTCCCGCTCCGCCGGCGTTGGCGAATACGAACCATATCCAGCAAGTGCTGCTGAATATCTTGATCAACGCCCGCCAAGCGATGCCGCAGGGGGGGCAACTCGTCGTTCAACTCAGTCATGACGAAGCGAACGATACCGTCGATCTCTTGGTGCGCGACAACGGCGCCGGAATGCCGCCGGAAACGTTGCGGCGCATCTTCGAACCGTTCTATACGACGAAGTCGGGTCCTGATGAAAGCGGCAAAGGGGGGACAGGGCTCGGCTTGGCAACCTGCCGCGACATCATCGAAGCGCACCACGGCAAGATTCGGGTCGAAAGCACGGTCGGTAAGGGAACGGCTTTCACGATCAAGCTTCCGGCGTATCACCAAGCAACACTCGCGCCGCTGCCGATCGGTTCCGGTGCCGCACTTCCGGCGATCGATATGACCGCGACCGAGCCCTTGGTGTAA
- a CDS encoding VWA domain-containing protein, whose translation MCIRLIRRGGRFLGAMLAMTALTFGIASFDAAPAQSQGLLVNTSPDSQSRLPRNEAIASRRPSSSMPVDQYKIKELEVNVKLQDQAATVQVTQSFVNTGSRTMEVAFVFPLPHDAAIDRLTLLVDGKEMPGKLFDKEEARRRYEEIVRKNQDPALLEWLGGGMFQTSVFPVPAGAERKVMIRYTQLCRQEQGVTNFLFPLSTAKYSTHPVEKVSVNMTIESGEEIKSVYSPTHTLDLKREKHRAKISYTAKNEVPSSDFRLMFDVGRGKVSARVLSYRPNTKDDGFFLLLANPQIEDADTERAAKTVVFVVDRSGSMSGEKINQAKNALKFVLSRLRKGDLFNIIAYDDQVESFRPELQKFNEENHSKALGFVESIYSGGSTNIDGALTLALKQLKDSDRPNYMLFLTDGLPTAGETNESKIVANAQLHNEVRARIIAFGVGYDVNSRMLDKLVRANFGQSEYVRPNQDIEEQVARLFGKMESPVLTDVKFNFMRDTDSDEAVVNRTYPRQAFDLFAGEQLVIVGRYRKSGEAKVRVEGKVGKEAEKFSFPAELAAAGSDSSMSFIEKLWATRRIGEIIDELDLKGKNEELVKELVQLSTRHGILTPYTSFLADETTNLQAVTQNATTADRQLRVLESNASGESGVAQRAAKSAFQYAPTPGAAAAPSASGIAGGVVYRDAAKDVAVEVKSVRSIGDKAFYQRGAQWVDSTVTDEQKKNARRCEQFSREYFDLAAKYGTKLSQYLVYDEPMLVNLDGETYLIEPAMAK comes from the coding sequence ATGTGCATTCGACTTATTCGGCGTGGCGGAAGGTTTCTCGGCGCAATGCTAGCGATGACGGCTTTGACGTTCGGAATTGCCTCGTTCGACGCTGCGCCCGCCCAATCGCAAGGTTTGCTCGTCAACACTTCGCCCGATTCCCAGTCGCGGCTTCCCCGCAACGAAGCGATCGCATCGCGACGGCCGAGCTCCTCGATGCCCGTCGATCAGTACAAGATCAAAGAGCTCGAAGTCAACGTGAAGCTGCAAGACCAAGCCGCGACGGTGCAGGTAACGCAGTCGTTCGTGAATACCGGCAGCCGGACGATGGAAGTGGCGTTCGTGTTTCCGTTGCCGCACGATGCCGCCATCGATCGCCTGACCCTCTTGGTCGACGGCAAGGAAATGCCGGGCAAACTGTTCGACAAAGAAGAGGCGCGTCGCCGGTATGAAGAAATCGTGCGGAAGAACCAAGACCCGGCACTGCTCGAATGGCTCGGCGGCGGGATGTTTCAGACGAGCGTGTTTCCCGTCCCGGCCGGTGCCGAGCGGAAGGTGATGATTCGCTATACGCAACTCTGCCGGCAAGAGCAGGGAGTCACCAACTTCTTGTTTCCTCTTTCGACCGCGAAATACTCGACGCATCCCGTGGAGAAAGTCTCCGTAAACATGACGATCGAAAGCGGCGAAGAGATTAAAAGCGTCTACAGCCCGACGCATACGTTGGATCTCAAGCGAGAAAAACATCGGGCCAAGATCTCGTATACGGCGAAGAACGAAGTTCCCTCGTCCGACTTTCGGCTCATGTTCGACGTCGGCCGGGGCAAGGTTTCGGCGCGTGTGTTGAGCTATCGCCCGAACACGAAGGACGACGGCTTCTTCTTGCTGCTTGCCAACCCGCAAATCGAAGACGCCGACACCGAACGGGCTGCGAAAACCGTGGTGTTCGTCGTCGATCGCTCGGGAAGCATGAGTGGCGAGAAAATCAATCAGGCCAAGAACGCCTTGAAATTCGTACTCAGTCGCCTGCGCAAAGGAGATCTGTTCAACATCATCGCCTACGACGACCAAGTGGAATCGTTTCGACCGGAACTGCAAAAGTTCAACGAAGAAAACCACTCGAAGGCGCTCGGCTTCGTTGAATCGATCTATTCCGGCGGAAGCACCAACATCGACGGCGCGCTGACCCTCGCGCTCAAGCAATTGAAAGATTCCGACCGACCGAACTACATGCTGTTTCTTACCGACGGCCTTCCTACGGCCGGCGAAACGAACGAGTCGAAGATCGTCGCCAATGCTCAATTGCACAATGAAGTTCGGGCCCGGATCATCGCGTTCGGCGTCGGTTATGACGTAAACAGCCGCATGCTCGACAAGCTCGTGCGCGCCAACTTCGGGCAGAGCGAGTACGTGCGCCCCAACCAGGATATCGAAGAACAGGTCGCACGCTTGTTCGGCAAGATGGAATCGCCGGTGCTGACCGATGTGAAATTCAACTTCATGCGCGATACGGACTCGGACGAAGCGGTCGTGAACCGGACTTATCCTCGCCAAGCGTTCGATTTATTCGCGGGTGAGCAGCTCGTGATCGTGGGTCGGTATCGCAAGTCGGGCGAGGCAAAGGTGCGCGTCGAAGGTAAAGTCGGCAAGGAAGCGGAGAAATTTTCGTTTCCTGCCGAACTCGCTGCGGCAGGGAGCGATAGTTCCATGTCTTTCATCGAGAAGCTGTGGGCCACACGGCGCATCGGTGAAATCATCGACGAGTTGGACCTCAAGGGTAAGAACGAAGAACTGGTGAAGGAACTCGTGCAACTTTCGACAAGACACGGAATTCTCACTCCCTACACGTCGTTCCTGGCCGATGAGACCACGAATCTTCAAGCAGTTACCCAGAACGCCACCACGGCCGATCGGCAGTTAAGAGTTCTCGAGAGCAACGCCTCGGGCGAGAGCGGCGTCGCCCAGCGGGCCGCTAAGAGCGCGTTCCAATACGCTCCCACCCCCGGCGCGGCAGCGGCACCATCCGCCTCCGGCATCGCCGGTGGAGTCGTCTATCGCGATGCCGCGAAAGATGTGGCGGTCGAAGTGAAATCGGTCCGGAGCATCGGCGATAAGGCGTTCTACCAGCGCGGTGCTCAATGGGTCGATTCGACCGTGACGGACGAGCAAAAAAAGAACGCACGACGCTGCGAGCAATTCAGCCGCGAGTATTTCGACCTCGCCGCCAAGTACGGCACGAAGCTCTCGCAGTATCTCGTCTACGATGAACCGATGCTCGTCAATCTCGACGGCGAGACGTACCTGATCGAGCCGGCTATGGCAAAGTAG
- a CDS encoding transglutaminase-like domain-containing protein: MASSSVLRCAALLFLVAAASAGGCDSKPRHAGNPGAANGSATSQPDRSTTSRDTAGASGADNAEAAEQFRDVWESHYLQGTKIGHARTSYSHAKLEGEPVVKIEQQGRVSVLRLGQQVEQVMREVSWETTAGEVRRFENMVLLGDSPQITRGVVQGDQAVLTLHTGDKTTKQTIAWPAGTLGPFGIPDALLRSPMKPGEKRELAAFLPVFNRIAKVSLTARQRESTLVGRVQRELLKIDALALIDEATKLNSIVWTDEQGNVVKSEFPELGHVTIQTTAAGAVAKDDSGLPPVDLGTSTMVKLAAPFTGAHEKTTVRYRVTLKGGDPSASFPNSESQTVKKLADGAAEVTVVAIRPESPSPAGFTSRPPSDADRLPNSLVQSDDALVVSMARNGVGEEQDPWLKARRLEAFVRGKMRTTEFSPAFGTAVDTARTLTGDCTEFAVLLCALLRASGIPARGAIGLVYVDRDQAFVYHMWTEAFIAGRWIPLDATRGAGGTSAAYLKIADMAFDGTDPYSGMMAIFGIVGRLGIEVLEAK; this comes from the coding sequence ATGGCGTCGTCGTCTGTGTTGCGCTGTGCCGCTTTGCTGTTCTTGGTCGCCGCCGCATCGGCCGGCGGCTGCGATAGTAAACCTCGCCATGCAGGGAATCCCGGGGCGGCGAACGGATCAGCGACTTCTCAGCCTGATCGATCGACAACCAGCCGTGACACGGCCGGCGCTTCCGGAGCCGACAACGCCGAAGCCGCGGAGCAGTTTCGCGATGTCTGGGAATCGCACTATCTTCAGGGCACGAAGATCGGTCACGCTCGAACTTCCTATTCGCATGCCAAGCTCGAGGGCGAGCCGGTCGTAAAAATCGAGCAACAAGGTCGGGTTTCGGTTCTCCGGCTCGGGCAGCAAGTCGAGCAGGTGATGCGCGAAGTGAGTTGGGAAACCACGGCCGGCGAAGTCCGCCGTTTCGAGAACATGGTACTGCTCGGCGATTCTCCGCAGATCACGCGCGGCGTCGTCCAAGGAGATCAGGCGGTGCTCACGTTGCACACGGGCGATAAAACGACGAAGCAGACCATCGCTTGGCCGGCCGGCACGCTCGGCCCGTTCGGCATCCCCGACGCCCTTCTGCGCAGCCCGATGAAGCCGGGCGAGAAGCGCGAACTCGCGGCGTTTCTTCCCGTGTTCAATCGCATCGCCAAAGTCTCGCTGACGGCGCGGCAGCGAGAGTCGACGCTCGTCGGACGAGTCCAGCGCGAGTTGCTCAAGATCGATGCGCTTGCCCTCATCGATGAAGCGACGAAGTTGAATTCGATCGTCTGGACGGACGAGCAAGGGAACGTCGTGAAAAGCGAATTTCCCGAACTAGGCCACGTCACGATCCAGACGACCGCGGCCGGAGCCGTCGCAAAAGACGATTCAGGCCTTCCACCGGTCGACCTCGGCACGTCGACGATGGTGAAGCTCGCGGCCCCATTCACGGGCGCTCATGAGAAGACGACTGTGCGCTATCGTGTGACGCTTAAAGGAGGCGATCCCAGTGCGTCGTTTCCTAATAGCGAAAGCCAAACGGTGAAGAAACTCGCCGACGGCGCAGCCGAAGTGACGGTCGTTGCGATTCGCCCGGAGAGCCCTTCACCGGCAGGCTTCACTTCTCGCCCGCCGAGCGATGCCGACCGCCTTCCTAATTCGCTGGTTCAGAGCGACGACGCGCTCGTCGTCAGCATGGCGCGCAACGGTGTCGGCGAAGAACAAGACCCTTGGCTGAAAGCCCGACGCCTGGAAGCGTTCGTCCGGGGCAAAATGCGCACGACCGAATTCAGCCCGGCGTTCGGCACTGCGGTCGACACCGCACGCACGCTGACGGGCGACTGCACGGAGTTCGCGGTCTTACTCTGCGCTTTGCTTCGCGCAAGCGGAATCCCTGCCCGCGGCGCGATCGGCTTAGTCTACGTCGACCGCGATCAAGCGTTCGTCTATCACATGTGGACCGAAGCCTTCATCGCCGGCCGTTGGATCCCGCTCGATGCCACGCGCGGCGCCGGAGGGACGAGCGCCGCGTATCTGAAGATCGCCGATATGGCCTTCGATGGGACGGATCCCTATTCCGGCATGATGGCGATCTTCGGCATCGTCGGCCGCCTCGGCATCGAAGTGCTGGAAGCGAAGTAA
- the mgtE gene encoding magnesium transporter, whose translation MRNPLLAPDLREFVAERDEEGLRDFFSGHHPVDAAELLDDLEPEEVHFVLGLLAGRDRAAIFDYLEKPLQEGVAERMDDHDLAALITYMSHDERADLMTRIPHERTDHIFQLLARAEREDIRRLQSYADGTTGAVMTSDYATIPADETAAAAIERLRHVAPDRETIYYCYVVDEERHLKGFVSLKDLIIAPAHRRVADIMQEDCVYANVDDDREATAAKLAEYDMLALPVVDQDHRLVGIVTHDDVIDVIVEAATEDVHRLGGVGPLENSYLESSFVSLLLNRGLWLSILFVAGFLTTWALTQFDDVFEKIPALVLFVPLIVSAGGNCGSQSATLITRAMALGELTPRDWLLVLRKEILMGTSLGLGLGAMGFLRAMLTPHETFPRGDLMFLGYTIGLAVSVVVICGNLVGALAPLLLKRAGLDPALMSNPVVASLVDVTGIVTYFALAQWILM comes from the coding sequence ATGCGCAATCCACTTTTAGCTCCCGATCTGCGAGAATTCGTCGCCGAGCGCGACGAAGAAGGATTGCGTGATTTCTTCAGCGGCCACCATCCGGTCGACGCCGCGGAATTGCTCGACGATCTTGAGCCCGAGGAAGTCCATTTCGTTCTCGGCCTGCTGGCAGGACGAGATCGCGCCGCGATTTTCGACTACCTCGAGAAGCCGCTCCAAGAGGGGGTGGCCGAGCGCATGGACGATCACGACCTCGCGGCTCTGATCACGTACATGTCGCACGACGAACGCGCTGATTTGATGACGCGCATTCCGCACGAACGAACCGATCACATCTTCCAACTGCTCGCGCGGGCCGAACGAGAAGATATTCGTCGGCTGCAGTCTTATGCCGACGGCACGACCGGCGCCGTGATGACGAGCGACTATGCGACGATCCCCGCCGACGAAACGGCCGCGGCGGCGATCGAACGGTTACGGCACGTTGCGCCGGATCGGGAAACGATCTATTACTGTTACGTCGTCGACGAAGAACGGCACCTGAAAGGTTTCGTTTCGCTTAAGGACTTGATTATCGCCCCGGCGCATCGTCGCGTGGCCGACATCATGCAGGAAGATTGCGTTTATGCGAACGTCGACGACGATCGCGAAGCGACGGCCGCGAAGCTCGCCGAATACGATATGCTCGCGCTCCCCGTCGTCGATCAAGATCATCGTCTCGTCGGCATCGTCACGCATGACGACGTGATCGACGTGATCGTCGAAGCGGCGACGGAAGACGTGCATCGTTTGGGCGGCGTCGGGCCGCTCGAAAATAGCTACTTAGAGTCGTCGTTCGTCAGTCTTTTGCTGAACCGCGGGCTCTGGCTTTCGATCTTGTTCGTCGCCGGGTTTCTTACGACCTGGGCCCTGACTCAATTCGACGACGTCTTCGAAAAAATTCCGGCCTTGGTGTTATTCGTGCCCCTGATCGTTTCCGCCGGCGGAAACTGCGGATCGCAATCGGCGACGCTGATTACCCGCGCGATGGCGCTCGGCGAGTTGACCCCGCGCGATTGGCTGCTCGTATTGCGGAAAGAAATCTTGATGGGGACCTCGCTCGGGCTCGGGCTCGGCGCGATGGGCTTTCTGCGCGCGATGCTCACACCGCACGAAACCTTTCCCCGCGGCGATTTGATGTTTCTCGGCTACACGATCGGTTTGGCAGTCAGCGTCGTCGTGATTTGCGGGAACTTAGTCGGTGCGCTCGCGCCGCTGCTTTTGAAACGGGCGGGGCTCGACCCGGCGTTGATGTCGAATCCCGTCGTCGCGAGCTTAGTCGACGTGACGGGCATCGTCACGTACTTCGCGCTGGCGCAGTGGATTCTGATGTAA
- a CDS encoding glutamate--cysteine ligase produces the protein MASSTIPASPARALHLFDAYGVELEYMVVHQRTLNVMTAADVLLRKASGGDEFVSDVTLGDISASNEMTAHVIELKTTGPATSLAAQVQAFQTNVRKLNAWLSPLGGQLLPTAMHPWMDPLNETKIWPHQYSQVYTMFNRIFNCQGHGWSNLQSVHLNLPFTGDEEFGRLHAAVRLLLPIMPALAASSPIIEDRSSGSLDTRLTMYRNNSRRIPSIAGRVIPEPVYTEEDYRREILQRMYDDVQTLDPQGILRHEWLNGRGAIARFERSAIEIRLLDVQECPAADLAVLAAIVGVLKRLVNERWTDSARQRAWEVEPLERILDAVTRDGEQAVIQDLEFLRQFGLETSAPTTAGALWRHLIDDLVRHDAPRDVEPFREAWHLLLEQGPLARRILRGWDTHRSRERLVEIYRKLGECLAEGRLYQVE, from the coding sequence ATGGCTTCTTCGACGATTCCCGCATCTCCCGCCCGAGCGCTGCACCTGTTCGACGCTTACGGCGTCGAACTCGAATACATGGTCGTGCATCAGCGCACGTTGAACGTCATGACGGCGGCGGACGTGCTGTTGCGCAAAGCCTCGGGCGGAGACGAATTCGTTTCCGACGTCACGCTCGGCGATATCTCGGCGTCGAATGAAATGACGGCGCACGTCATCGAGCTCAAGACGACCGGGCCGGCCACGTCGCTGGCTGCGCAGGTGCAAGCGTTTCAAACAAACGTACGCAAATTGAATGCTTGGCTTTCGCCGCTCGGCGGGCAACTCCTGCCGACAGCCATGCATCCTTGGATGGATCCGCTCAACGAAACGAAGATCTGGCCGCACCAATACAGCCAGGTCTACACAATGTTCAACCGGATCTTCAATTGCCAAGGGCACGGTTGGTCGAACCTGCAAAGTGTGCATCTCAACCTACCGTTTACCGGCGACGAGGAGTTCGGCAGGTTGCATGCCGCCGTTCGCTTGCTGTTGCCGATCATGCCTGCGCTGGCCGCTTCGTCGCCGATCATCGAAGATCGATCGTCCGGGTCGCTCGATACGCGGCTCACGATGTATCGCAACAACTCGCGGCGGATCCCCTCGATCGCAGGCCGCGTCATTCCCGAACCGGTTTACACCGAAGAAGATTACCGTCGCGAAATTCTGCAACGAATGTACGACGACGTGCAAACGCTGGATCCGCAAGGAATTCTGCGCCACGAATGGCTCAACGGCCGAGGGGCGATCGCCCGCTTCGAGCGGAGCGCGATCGAGATTCGTCTGCTCGACGTTCAGGAATGTCCGGCCGCCGATCTGGCCGTGCTGGCGGCGATCGTCGGCGTGCTGAAGCGGCTCGTGAACGAACGCTGGACCGACTCGGCTCGGCAACGGGCCTGGGAGGTCGAACCGCTCGAACGGATTCTCGATGCCGTCACACGCGACGGCGAGCAAGCGGTTATCCAAGACCTCGAATTCCTCCGACAATTCGGTCTTGAGACGAGCGCCCCGACGACGGCCGGCGCACTCTGGCGGCATTTGATCGACGACCTCGTACGACACGACGCCCCGCGCGATGTCGAACCGTTTCGCGAAGCTTGGCATCTGCTGCTCGAACAGGGCCCGCTTGCGCGGCGCATTTTGCGCGGCTGGGATACGCACCGGAGCCGTGAGCGCTTAGTGGAAATCTATCGCAAGCTCGGCGAGTGTCTTGCCGAAGGGCGCCTCTATCAGGTTGAGTAA